One window of the Perca flavescens isolate YP-PL-M2 chromosome 16, PFLA_1.0, whole genome shotgun sequence genome contains the following:
- the LOC114570557 gene encoding V-type proton ATPase subunit B, brain isoform produces MEPAGMLKFSECACAAAVTILLLLLRAAGGNMAMKALRGMVSELSSAVSGSRPTAAAASAAAISREHVMSVSRDYLSQPRLTYKTVSGVNGPLVILDQVKFPKYAEIVHLTLPDGTRRSGQVLEVSGSKAVVQVFEGTSGIDAKNTSCEFTGDILRTPVSEDMLGRVFNGSGKPIDRGPAVLAEDFLDIMGQPINPQCRIYPEEMIQTGISAIDGMNSIARGQKIPIFSAAGLPHNEIAAQICRQAGLVKKSKDVMDYSEDNFAIVFAAMGALPTLGEFDVV; encoded by the exons ATGGAGCCAGCGGGGATGTTAAAGT TTTCCGAGTGCGCATGCGCCGCGGCTGTCACgattctgctgctgctgctgcgtgcTGCAGGTGGAAACATGGCGATGAAGGCGCTCCGAGGGATGGTGAGCGAGCTGTCGTCGGCCGTCAGCGGGAGCAGACCGACCGCCGCCGCGGCGTCCGCCGCCGCCATCTCCCGGGAGCATGTGATGTCCGTGAGCCGGGATTACCTCTCCCAGCCCCGCCTCA CCTATAAGACGGTGTCTGGAGTCAACGGGCCGCTGGTGATTCTGGATCAGGTGAAG TTTCCGAAGTACGCCGAGATCGTCCATCTCACGCTGCCGGACGGGACCCGGAGGAGTGGCCAGGTGCTGGAGGTCAGCGGCTCCAAAGCCGTGGTGCAG GTGTTTGAGGGGACGTCCGGCATCGATGCCAAGAATACCAGCTGTGAGTTCACCGGGGACATCTTACGTACACCCGTCTCTGAGGACATGTTGG gccgTGTGTTTAATGGATCTGGTAAACCTATCGACAGAGGACCAGCGGTCCTGGCTGAAGACTTCCTGGACATCATGG GTCAGCCCATAAACCCCCAGTGTCGTATCTACCCTGAGGAGATGATCCAGACCGGCATATCTGCCATCGATGGCATGAACAGCATTGCCAGGGGGCAGAAAATCCCCATCTTCTCTGCTGCTGGGCTGCCGCACaatgag ATCGCCGCCCAGATCTGCCGCCAGGCTGGTTTGGTGAAGAAGTCCAAAGACGTGATGGACTACAGCGAGGACAACTTCGCCATCGTGTTTGCAGCCATGGGG
- the dusp11 gene encoding RNA/RNP complex-1-interacting phosphatase isoform X1 → MSRYNKKNGIPDRWLDYRAVGKRLPGTRFIAFKVPLKQSLNRKLPCCDVFGPWELLDALSKDEQRLGLIIDLTFTTRYYTLQDIPDSLLFVKIFTAGHEVPSDETILSFKRAVRRFLRENADNDELIGVHCTHGLNRTGYLICRYLIDVDGMDPKEAVELFNSSRGHDVERQNYLDDLQRGPKRSNVGMEESEQEPMRGLAAHRPSYAGSDSDSRDERQPRFNDSRHQSRSFSPRETNQRSPHNRLPPGGRGLLPSPPLLPPWAAPPRAAPLDPYRWTAPHVDSSWRRPPRSDESRNHPPEETRSRYSPSEESRSRYLPPTEARSRYSVPKETGSRYLPPTQTGSTYPPRTESRSRHPPPERGRRPPSRLPEDRRRDPAPPPSLPRYSARWANDTKGHERRSGPPPE, encoded by the exons ATGTCCCGGTACAACAAGAAAAACGGCATCCCCGACAG ATGGCTGGATTACAGAGCTGTTGGGAAGAGGCTCCCCGGGACGCGGTTCATCGCCTTCAAAGTGCCTCTGAAACAG TCGTTGAACCGGAAGCTTCCGTGTTGCGATGTGTTCGGTCCGTGGGAGCTGCTGGACGCTCTGAGCAAAGACGAGCAGCGGCTGGGTCTGATCATCGACCTGACGTTCACCACGCGCTACTACACGCTACAG GACATCCCAGACTCGCTGCTGTTTGTGAAGATCTTCACAGCCGGACACGAGGTCCCCAGCGACGAGACCATCCTGAGCTTCAAACGCGCCGTACGCAGGTTTCTACGGGAGAACGCCGACAACG ACGAGCTGATAGGAGTCCACTGCACGCACGGGCTGAACCGCACCGGCTACCTGATCTGCAG GTACCTGATCGACGTGGACGGGATGGATCCTAAAGAGGCGGTCGAGT TGTTCAACTCGTCGCGGGGCCACGACGTGGAGAGACAGAACTATCTGGACGATCTACAACGGGGGCCGAAGAGGAG TAACGTGGGGATGGAGGAGTCTGAGCAGGAGCCAATGAGAGGCCTCGCCGCCCATCGGCCGAGTTACGCCGGTTCAGACTCTGACAGCCGAGACGAGAGGCAGCCGCGCTTTAATGACTCCCGGCACCAAAG caGATCTTTCTCTCCGAGGGAAACCAACCAGCGCTCGCCCCACAACCGCCTTCCACCCGGCGGCCGCGGCCTTCTTCCCAGTCCGCCTTTACTGCCTCCATGGGCGGCGCCTCCACGCGCGGCGCCTCTCGACCCGTACCGGTGGACGGCCCCTCACGTTGACAGCTCGTGGAGGAGACCGCCTCGCTCAGACGAGTCCAGAAATCATCCACCTGAGGAGACGAGGTCCCGATACAGTCCATCAGAAGAGAGCCGGTCCAGATATCTTCCACCGACCGAGGCAAGATCTAGATATTCTGTACCGAAAGAGACCGGATCCAGGTATCTCCCCCCGACCCAGACAGGATCCACATATCCGCCACGGACCGAGAGCCGGTCCAGACATCCCCCACCGGAGCGGGGGAGGAGGCCGCCGTCCCGCCTGCCGGAGGACAGACGGAGAGATCCCGCGCCTCCTCCGTCCCTCCCTCGTTACTCCGCACGCTGGGCCAATGATACCAAGGGCCACGAGAGGAGGAGTGGGCCGCCCCCAGAATGA
- the dusp11 gene encoding RNA/RNP complex-1-interacting phosphatase isoform X2 has translation MSRYNKKNGIPDRWLDYRAVGKRLPGTRFIAFKVPLKQSLNRKLPCCDVFGPWELLDALSKDEQRLGLIIDLTFTTRYYTLQDIPDSLLFVKIFTAGHEVPSDETILSFKRAVRRFLRENADNDELIGVHCTHGLNRTGYLICRYLIDVDGMDPKEAVELFNSSRGHDVERQNYLDDLQRGPKRSNVGMEESEQEPMRGLAAHRPSYAGSDSDSRDERQPRFNDSRHQRSFSPRETNQRSPHNRLPPGGRGLLPSPPLLPPWAAPPRAAPLDPYRWTAPHVDSSWRRPPRSDESRNHPPEETRSRYSPSEESRSRYLPPTEARSRYSVPKETGSRYLPPTQTGSTYPPRTESRSRHPPPERGRRPPSRLPEDRRRDPAPPPSLPRYSARWANDTKGHERRSGPPPE, from the exons ATGTCCCGGTACAACAAGAAAAACGGCATCCCCGACAG ATGGCTGGATTACAGAGCTGTTGGGAAGAGGCTCCCCGGGACGCGGTTCATCGCCTTCAAAGTGCCTCTGAAACAG TCGTTGAACCGGAAGCTTCCGTGTTGCGATGTGTTCGGTCCGTGGGAGCTGCTGGACGCTCTGAGCAAAGACGAGCAGCGGCTGGGTCTGATCATCGACCTGACGTTCACCACGCGCTACTACACGCTACAG GACATCCCAGACTCGCTGCTGTTTGTGAAGATCTTCACAGCCGGACACGAGGTCCCCAGCGACGAGACCATCCTGAGCTTCAAACGCGCCGTACGCAGGTTTCTACGGGAGAACGCCGACAACG ACGAGCTGATAGGAGTCCACTGCACGCACGGGCTGAACCGCACCGGCTACCTGATCTGCAG GTACCTGATCGACGTGGACGGGATGGATCCTAAAGAGGCGGTCGAGT TGTTCAACTCGTCGCGGGGCCACGACGTGGAGAGACAGAACTATCTGGACGATCTACAACGGGGGCCGAAGAGGAG TAACGTGGGGATGGAGGAGTCTGAGCAGGAGCCAATGAGAGGCCTCGCCGCCCATCGGCCGAGTTACGCCGGTTCAGACTCTGACAGCCGAGACGAGAGGCAGCCGCGCTTTAATGACTCCCGGCACCAAAG ATCTTTCTCTCCGAGGGAAACCAACCAGCGCTCGCCCCACAACCGCCTTCCACCCGGCGGCCGCGGCCTTCTTCCCAGTCCGCCTTTACTGCCTCCATGGGCGGCGCCTCCACGCGCGGCGCCTCTCGACCCGTACCGGTGGACGGCCCCTCACGTTGACAGCTCGTGGAGGAGACCGCCTCGCTCAGACGAGTCCAGAAATCATCCACCTGAGGAGACGAGGTCCCGATACAGTCCATCAGAAGAGAGCCGGTCCAGATATCTTCCACCGACCGAGGCAAGATCTAGATATTCTGTACCGAAAGAGACCGGATCCAGGTATCTCCCCCCGACCCAGACAGGATCCACATATCCGCCACGGACCGAGAGCCGGTCCAGACATCCCCCACCGGAGCGGGGGAGGAGGCCGCCGTCCCGCCTGCCGGAGGACAGACGGAGAGATCCCGCGCCTCCTCCGTCCCTCCCTCGTTACTCCGCACGCTGGGCCAATGATACCAAGGGCCACGAGAGGAGGAGTGGGCCGCCCCCAGAATGA